Within Columba livia isolate bColLiv1 breed racing homer chromosome 22, bColLiv1.pat.W.v2, whole genome shotgun sequence, the genomic segment cctggagggaggaggagacaTGAGGGATTTTCGCTCTTTTACATCACATTTAAATGGGTGGATTTATATCCACACTCTTCCCACAAATGCTTAGGGCCATTTGCCTTATTCCTGTGATACTCAGTGtggtacaaaaaaaaaccctttactATCCCAGTAAAACATTCTTATCATAGCAGCCCCCCCCGCCAAAAGCAATGCCTGAGTATAAGCAACAGCCTGGAGCAAAGCTGCGTCCATACGTGCTCAGGTAGACGGAGAATATGGGCAGCTCCACCAGATTTTGTGCCATCATGTTGTCGAAGACGGGGGTGACCCCATCCACGGCCAGCGAGGGGTAAGCCAGCCCCAGGACCCCATCAAATGGGGCATCCAGGAAGGCTTTTCCCGGCTCGCTGATGCTCTCTGCAAACTGCTGGTTGTTCACGGTGAGGCCCTCGACctgcggggaggaggaggatgctcGATGGTGATGCTGAGTCTGTAGGTAAGTCCCAGGCACATTGACCAGAGCAGGAGAAACCAAAGATGACTCACGACTACTTGGTCAGATCCGATGACCCCTGTCAAACTGCCGGTCCCGTACTGGATGGAGAAAGGCGTCCCTATCGCCTGGTACGTGCTGGACTGTGATGGCTGAAACTTGGCGTGCTCGGCTGGGGAAGGAGATGGGAGCTGTCACCAGAAATGCTGTTTATCTGCCAGGGATGCCGGGAGCCCCTGCTGTGCCTGGTGGCCGGGACCGGCCTCCGAGCAAACCGATGGGGCAACGTGACATCGCCTTAACACCTGTGTCATGGACACCCTGCTGAGGGAATGAGCTGCTTGGAAGGCAACAGGGCATGAAGGCATTTTGAGAAGGGATCAAACGTACCCCATTTCAACCCACCTGGAGGGCGTGAGGTTTGCTAAGGGGAGAGGAATTAGCTTGTGCAATATTTTTATGAGACCTGAAGATCAGCATTGCTGTTCCTCTCTCACAGCCCCATGGGCACTGCTGTACCCAGCTATTTTCCCCAACCCCCCTTGGGCTCTGTTGGAAGCACTTggagccctggggctgctcagaGATGCTCCGTGTCCCGACAGCCTGAACAAGTGTTGTCCTTGTCACCCGCGGAGCCCCGGGCAGCCAGCCCGGAATCACCCCATGGTCTCTGTGCCTCCCAGCCCCTCTCTGACAAGCTGTATTATGTGCTATCCTCTgggcttgtttgtttaaagGCTCTCTCACAAGAATGGCCTAATGAGCACGTCCGAGAGCTCCCGTGGGCTGATGCTGCAGGTGGTGCGATTGCTGCCCACACCTGAGCAAGCCAACTTGCTGGGGCTCCCCTGCTCACTgtttgtgcgtgtgtgtgtgccttGGAAAGCTCAGGTGGATGAGAAGGACCCCAGGGTCCCTgggctgtgtgtgctggtgaccccacagcctccctggggacacccccagggtGTCACCCAAGGTCCCACTGCAGCTGGTTGATTGGGGACCCCCCTACTCACCGCAGGCTTTGCTGACGCAGTAGACGGATGGCACCCAGAGGTTGGAGGAGCCTGTGTCGAATACCACGGTGAAGTTCTGGGGGGGGGTCCCGATAGAGATCTGCCCAAAATACTCCATCTAGCAAAGAACGGGGACGTTAGCCATCGGCACACCAAGAAATCCCAGCAAAGGGGAACTGACGGGATTTGGTGCAGGGGATGGCTGGCACCAGGGCAGCGTTTGACCTGTCAAGGCCATATCGTGCCAGGTGAAATAAAAGGAGTCAAATATTTAAGGAACAACAAGGCAAGGCGAGAACAAAAGGCAGGACAGCGGGCACGGGCACCATCCTCTTCCTGCTGGATTCGGTGCGAGGCCGGGCCCGGAGGGCACCCTCATCTGTGGGGTGCAGACAGGGGCAGGGGCTTTGGGGACAGGACCCTCATGCTCTGGGGAACGGGAAGAGTCTGGGGAACACCTTCCCCCTCTGGCTCTGTGTCCTTTGTGGTGGGGTCTTCTGTGGTGCGTGTAGTTTCGGAGGAAAACTGTGTCCCCATTGTGTGCCCGAGAGCACTGAGAGCTGGGAGAGGGCTGGCAGCGCCTGCCATGAATGTGcttccttgtccccagccatcATTGCATTCCTGGCAACaaaggagcaggcaggagcgAGCCCTGGCACgccgggcaggggctgcagggtgtGTGGTAATGGGGGGGAGCTTGCTGGGAAGGATTTGGGCACTGGGGACTAATAATGCAAATGAATAATGTGCTTTTGGGGTGCACGCAACACAGTGCTGGGACTCAGCACCCCTCGGTGCCCCCGCGCTTACGTCCAGGTAGTTGATGAGGGGCTCGCTGGTCTCGGTGAAGGCGGCGCAGTCCTGGCTGTACTGCACCATGTCGAGCCGGTGGGTTTTCCAGAAGTGGGAGAGCTGCCCACGGTCCCGCAGCGACTTCCGCAGAGAGCGGTGCCGCGTCAGGGTCACCCTGCGGAGCAAAGGTCCTGGTCACTCTGCCGGGGACACCACGAGGGTCCCAGTGCCACCAGGATGCAGGTGTGTCCCGCATTCCCCGTGGCGATGCTTCTTAGCCAAGTCACAACACAACAGGGGATTTGATCTGTTTTAGGAGGCAGGAAATCAAGGGTAAAGCTGGCAGGAGAGACTGCATACCCCAGCGCAGGCCTGATTGCAGCTGTGGGTTGGGAAGGAGCTTAATgtgagtgaaagaaaaagaccCCCAGGCTGGGAGAGGGGACGTCACGCCGGTGTTTTCTGCACCATCTGTTTGCGCAGCCCTCGGCTGCAGCCGGCAGCTCATCTCGCAGACCTGGCTGCATCTGACAggagctgcccagggggatGGAAGCGGCCACAGAGCCAACAGTTCGATGGGAACAAACCAGCAAAGCCCCATGTGGTCCCCACGGGGTGCCCATGTCCCCGTGCAGCTGCAGGGTGTCCGTGCCgggagctcagctctgcagctcaTCACTGCACCGACCCTGGGAGCAAAGCCCTCTGAGagccccaggagctggggcGCACCCTGGGCACCCCCTTACCTTTTCAACCCGCTGGCCAGGGAGAGGCAGAGCatggcgaggaggaggaggaggacaaggAGGTGGTTCATATCGACGACTTGGCCTCGGCCGGGCTCTGCGGGTGCCGGCAGCGCGGCGGCACCGTTCTTATACCAACAGGTACACCCTCAGCAGCGCCCGCGATAACACCCCCTCGAATGTCAACACGGGGCTTTGGCAGCGAGAAATGAATCACTGGCCACATCCCAGGCGAGGCAGAGTGGGTGCAGTGGGGTCAAGTTTGTTCTTGTGGGCGAGGGGCtggtggtggaggagcaggATGGTGCGTGGGGACGTGGCGGGCGCTGGGCAGGGTCGCTGCCGCTGGTTTTGGGGACAGAGAAGGTGCCATGGCAGGAGCAGAATGGGGTCTCCATCCTTTTGCCAGCCCTTTAAGCACTGGGAATCTCACAGTCCAGCTGAGCTGACggaaacccccccaaaacatggtttagtgacagtgttaatggttggactcgacaATTTTGAGGGTGTTTTCCAACCggaatgattccatgattccatAAATGTGCTGGGGGGagtgtttcccctttcctttgccCCACAGTCCCCCCAAGGCCCTGCCCGTGGCCATGGGGTGCCCCACACCCAACAGCTGCCAGTGGGGTGCACAGAAAATGATGATTTTTGAGCATCAGGCAGCTACTGAACAAACTTGAAAAGGCAAAGACTAATTAGCAGTGATGAACTGGGTGGGAATATGCAACTTTCCCTTTCAAACTGTCAGCAAAGCAGGGTTGGGAAGAAGCGACTTTGCGTGGGTGACAGTGACATGTTGCCTTCCAGCCATGAATGGGCTGATTTTCGTTTAACATAGAACGGCCGCCTCACTAAGCCGTTgtgaatgcaaataaaaagaatgcTAATGAACAAATCAAGCCTTCAGATACAGAGGGAAGGCAAGCAGGGGGAGGCGAGGCTTTTCTTGCTGCCACCATCTCTCCGACGTGGATGCTGTGCCGTTCTTGTGGTTATTTTCCACACTTATGGCCCTGCAGTAACTGGTGTTGGGTGGCACAAAGGGAGGTGTCTTGTTATACCTGGTAGGTAACGTTCATGTAGGTAACGGGGTTTCTACGCTTCGCACAGTTCTAATCAAATTTCTATTTATCTCGGTTAGGCTATTTTATCTAATTAAAGTCCTCGCCCTGGGAAATTAAAGCCTTCACCGGTGAGGCACAGGGACTGGGGACTGTGAGCCCAAGGGggcccctgcaccccaagaatGGGGGTGGGCGGAGAAAAAACCCATTGGTGTCTCCTCTTGGGGGGGGTCTCGTGTCTCCAGCCCCAGAAGCTGTTTCTGGGCTCCTCCTTTGGCAGCTTCGCGGGGAGATTAAGCTTAAAAACCATCTCATTCAGGGTTTGTTTGGCGGGAGCCGCGGGCACGGTGGAGTCAGCGCTGCTGGCGGATGGAGCCGCTCTTTCCAGGTCAAGTGTTTCCCTGCGTTTCCCCGTGCTCAGGTTGGCAGCTGCAGGGTTTTATTCCAAATAGCCCTTATACAAATTTATTACCTATTTCCCTGCAGTTTAACGTACCATCTCTTCTTATCCTAATCATTTATTCATACAAGGGATTAAAAAACCCCGATAACTTcctaaaacaaaccaaactgcAGCAAGTGCCAGATCAGCTGAAAGCAGCAAGTCGAGTGTTCCAGACGGGGTTTATAACCGGAAAATCCTGTAAGAAAATCCAGCCTGAAGGGTCGTTGGGCTTCTGAGATAAACGTGAGTGTGAGCTGTAGCACAGATGAGCCAAGTACTTTAAGCGAGATAGTTTATTTACTGGAAAAGACCCCCAATTGGATCATGATAATCTGCAAACTCGTGACGGTAGATTCAGCATTAAATATgaagattaaagaaataaagaagccaAACGCTTCATTTGGAAATTTTTTGAAGTTAAGCAAATCTACTTCTACTTTTATTTAGCTATTTTAAAGGTGATTTTAAAATCCAAACCCTTAAAAGCACATCAAAGAATCGATTTCAAGTcaagttcttctttctttcaagagCCAGTGCAAGACTTGGCCTTATTTGTCTAGAAATCTGTGAAAAAAGATTCTGCTTCATATGCACTTGCAGCCGTTTCTCAATGGTTGAAAGACTCTGTAATGAAATGTCACCTACAGAAACATCCCAGGTCTTGTAAGTAATGTACGGCCTATATATAGTCCCAAAGTGTATCTTACCCCATCCAGCTTTACATATTGACTCTCATCTATGTTAGAAATAGGTTTTGCACCTTGTGCAGCAAACATGCCCCTCGCTGGCTCCGTGTACGGTGCtttccccagtttaagaaaCCTCCTGTCAGGCTAAAAATATGTTATCTGTGTTCTTTTGTTGTATTTCCTTTAGTTCAGCCACTTCCACGATCAGCTCTGATTCAACTCACACCCAAGTAGCATTTTCcgaaaagcctttttttctctctttatcaGCTATTTCTTCCACATTCATCTGTTTTACATCACTGAGCACTTGAAAGGGCAAAACCCCGCAATAGCAAACAcgcattaaaaagaaataaaataaaaataagcaagctTCAGTTAAATATTTACTCGTGGCACAGAAGCTGTGGGTAAAGCAGGATTCAAATCCCCTTGTGATGGAGCTGAGGGACGGTGCCAGGGGATGGGGGACCTGGTGGAGACCCAAACTCTCAATGTAGTTCCTGGGGGTACGTTCAGTTTCTCAAAAGCAGAAAGTCCAGGGGGATTCATGGAGATGCTGGGGTGTTTTCTCCCCGTGGAGGAACGCTCTGGGAGCCTGGGGGTGATGGAGATGTTGCTGCTGCATCTCCAGCTCCAAACCGCTGCTTCAGTGCGAGGGCTGTAAGATCAGTTTCTACCCCAGCGCTCCCCAAACCTGCTGTGAACCTACGGGAACACATCAGCGGTTCTGCCCTGCTATTGAGTGATACAGCAACTTACTACTGACCAgaacatttcttcagaaaatgggCAGATGGAGGCCCATTCACCAACCCAGACACCAAACCATGCCAGgctcccagcccctctcctTTATGCTTTACAGTGCTTTACCCCTAGAGAAGACTTTTGCTTGGAAGCACCCAGAGTGTGTTTTGGGTGTCAGCTGAGTTGCGGGGGGCTGAGCCAGCTCTGTGCCCTCAGGGACCCGTCTGCTCCACCACCCGAGTGTCAGCTGCATTTTAGCACAGAGCGGCTGGAAGATAGAACAGGAGGCAGAACTGCCCGGGGGGGGAACCAGCATCCCTAGCCCCGGATCAGAAGCAGAtgcagaacagcagagaaacacctaaatttatttaaatgagcCAAGGGAGCGTCATGGAACCTTGTGTGGGCTCGTTCCTGCCGTTGCCATCGGGGTCAAGTGAGACCGCATCCGGCACCGAGCTGCATCCGCATCGCCGGACCAAAAACGCTGCCGAAATGTCCTTAATTCCTGCGCCCTCCATGGGTCCGGCTGCCCCAGTCCTGTGGGGTTCCTCTGGTTCCCCAGGTAAAACGCTGCTGGATATTGCATTTCCCCAGCCATTGCGTGCGATGCCTTGGAAAGCAGCGGGGTTGCAGAGCCTGAGCTTTAGTCTTAGCTTAGGGCAGCAAGGCCTGACTCAAATGGGATTAAAATAGTTTGAGGCATCCCCATGCTTTTGCTTACCTTTGGATTGAGTGTTGAAACCTTGAATTCCCCACCAGCCAAGCAGGAGCTCTTTACAAGCCTTGACTTCAATAGAACATCTTGCTTGAGAAAGGGTTAATAATATGCTGGGAGGAGAGGCTCGCAGCAAATTACTTGATAGACCAAAAAAGTACATGTGCTGCCAGCTTCTTCCTAGCCGTTatcttcaaaacaaatatttcaaggCGCGTATGCGTATCGCCTCTTCGATCTCGCCATACCCCATCTCAGCAAAGAAGCTGCCTGCTACTGATGTTTGGATTTGGGGCTTATTTTGCAATTTCCTTTTGAACAGCTCATTTTTCAGATTGCTatctgctgcagcagcctctcCTGCCCCACTATAGGAAATGAGCCATTTGAGAAGGATATTTGGGGACAGAGCAGTTCAataagggaggggaaaaattcCAGCAAGAAATGGATTTTTAGCTTAGCAGTTGCCAAACTGGGTAAGTGGAATTTCGCAGGAGATTGGTGAGGTTATCAGAAAAGCTTTTGATGAATTACTCTTAGAAATATGTCATAGAGGAAATTATAGAATCTGATCCATAGGATAGATAATGCCTTTgttctatctatctatctatctatctatctatctatctatctatcatctatctatctatctatctatctatcagTCTATCTATCAGTCTATCATCTATCATCTATCTATCATATTATTATAGCTCCTTCAATCTTGAATCATTGTATCAAAGCTTTAGTTGAAGATAGTCCCTATGTTAGCCACTTATAAACAGTAAGTATATAGGCATCGAGCAAaaatttaaagtgtttttctgCCAATGAAAGCTCACAAAAAGAATACCCCCGATTGCTGTCCTTTGTTATAGATGTCTTGAATATTATGGCTAAAAGTGTCAAGCCAAGGGGTCCAGTTCAGGcatatgtgtattttaattatGTCCTTTAAGTCCGCTTAACTTCAACAGGATTTAAGCACTCACCTAAAATTGTGTTTCGAATGCAGAGGTGTTGACTTTTCTGGCTGGATCTTGACCAGTGCAAGTGCCCAATACCAAACCCATGGTCTTCTCTGGGTTACTTTCTTCTATGGGTCTCTTTTTTCCAAGAAACGTGAGAGCAGATTAAAGCAAGAAGAATAAATGTTGGTTCTTGTCCCTCGTGGTGGAGCCCAGAAGCTCCAGTCAAGTATCAGATATGACCAAGGCAGCAGCGTATAAACCACTAAGCTCAACGATAACGGCAGGGCCAGCCCGCGGCCGTGGAGGACTTGCACAGACAGCAAGAATCCTCAGTTTACATCTGCAATGTCAGACCGTTGCTTTCAAGTGACGAGCCTGATCTTGACGTGGAGCAGCGTGCAGCTCAGTAGGACTGTTTTTGGTTGATTGTCACCAGGGTCTCCTgcctctctctgtccccccgaGACCTCCAGCGCGTCACCGGCCATCGCACCGGCGCCTGGCAGGGAGGATGAGCCCTTGCGAGTGGTGAGTACGACATGGCAGGGGAAGCTTTGAGATGCTCTAAGATGGACGGATAACCACCCCATTTCCTCGGTCCTCGCTCGGCTGCGGGGATGCGGTGCCGTGGTCCAGGAGCAGCGATGGAGCATGGGGTTGTCCCCATCACCAGGGACAATTCTGTGTTCTCGCTGGGCAGCTGCATTTGGAGGACACACAGCCTGATAAATGGCTTGTGGTTTGAGCAGGAGCCATGTTTGCGGCttctctcttctgctgctgctgaggcttCCGAAAACCCTTCTTAAGATGGGCGCCCAAAAATGAAGTGCAAGGGGCGCTAAGTCAGTTTTGAAAACGAAGCCTTGGATTTTTGGGCACATCGCCTTAAAGACAAAAAGTGAAGCGATGAACTGTGCGAGCAACCCTTGGTCTAAAACAATGGCAGCCCAACAGTACCTGAAGGATTGATGATTATTTGGCTGTTTCTTTCACTTAGAcgaaatatttttctcttcatcaGGTGGGTGCTTGTTGCCATCTCAGCTGTCACCTTGATCCTATATGGTCTGCTCTTACTGATACTTTACATCATGCTCAGCAGGAAAATAGGTAATTTACTGTCCCATTGGCTTTACCTGTTCTATTCCTTGTTCTCACGCGCAATCATCCAGTTCAGAGAGCAAAATTCATTTACCCAAAGCTTCAACAACCCCTGGTTTGTAAAGCACAACTGAGTCCCCTGTTCCGAGTCTGGTTCTCTgtttcaaaattgttttcttttattgctgttgttaGTAAAGTGGTAGAAAAATACCGTCAGAAtccatttgcaaaatattaattcagaTGAAGCTGTGATTTCCAGTGGGAAAATCTTTCATGGGAAACTGCTGCCCACATTTGCACCTAAACAAGCTCCACTTGGCCTGGTGGGTCAAACTGATTTTGAACTTGCCAAGGAAGAGGCCCTGACGGTGCGATTTAAAACTGGAATCCTTCATTGCGGGAGAACAGGGCACGCACTTAATCATCTCAGCAATTGAATTGATAGATATTTGCCCGCTCCAATAAAATATAGTAATTATTGCCGTGCCAGCGCCTTGCACTGAACTGGCtttgctgtggggctgtgctggggttcAAGGGGTGGGTATGACATGGcatggggggggacatgggacccAGGCGGTGTGTTGGGCTGGAAGATGGAGCTGATTCCCCTCTTGGTTGCAGAAAGCCATTTGTGCACCCGTCGGGCGAGCAGCATCCCtgcggcacagccccggcagCCTCCGACCACGTCCGCCACAGGGGAAGGGACGCAGAGACCGACCTACGTGGGTAAGGGGGATCCTGCACCGCGGGGGTTCATCCTTTAATATAATTGCACAGTACTGCATTTGTGCAGCCCTCTCTCCCTCAACCAGACCCGCTGGCATTGGGGTGGAAGAAGGAGCAAGTGGCTGCTccgggctccccagggagggaTCACACTGGTGCCTTTTGGATTTTCAATTTTCACTTTTgagtgtgtttgctttttcagcttggttattttatttttcctttaaccCCCCCCCCTAGTAGTGCTGGAGGTGgtaatttttcctgtttttaagggAGCAGCGACACGTCTTCAGAGACCTCGGAGGACTCAGACAGCAGCCCCTCCTGCCCGCAGGTACGGCTGTGGCACGGAACCTTTGCCAAAAGCAGCCTGGAGACCTCCCGAGCAGCACCGGGGGGAGAAAATGCATTGAACCATCAAAATACCAGCAGTGATGCTGGGGGGGTGGTTGTCACCTGCCATAGGCAATGCTCCCCATTTTGGGGGAAGTGTCCCCTGGGCTAAGGGACATCCCTGGGCACAACCTTGAGCAGCTGCAGGTTGTTGTGCGGGTTCAAGGGCAAAGTCACCCCGTGGGGACGCCGGTGCCTGACCTCCAGTTTGTTTCTGCTTCTCCAGGGCCCTCGCCCAGAAGAAAATCTCAATTACACATCCCTGGTGTTCCCGGGAAAAGGCTGCGGGCCGGGCTCCACTGAGGACTACGAGAACATGAAGACGGGGGCAGACTACGTCAACGTGGACcccaaaaagaggaaagcagattTCTGGCCCTGCACCAGCCCCGTGGAGTCCAAGACTATCGAGTACACCGAGGTGAAGCTGTGACCCCCGGGATGCTGCTGGCGGGGTTTTGGGTCAGAACCTGCTGGGACGGGGAGATGCCCGAAGCCACCAGCAGCCATGggcttctctttctcctttcctttccccctcccctcagTCAGCGCCTGGCACAGGCTGTTGCTTGCCGGCTTTTATTCCTTGTAACACTCCAACCCGCCGATACAATTTGCTTGGTATTCTGCTTAAATGCATCACTGTTCCTGAAGGCTGCTGAGCGTGGGATGGCGCAGGGACGCGTTCCTCCAGTTTGGTGTAATGGCccttttttttgcttcatgAAGGCAGATGAAACATCCCCCCCTGCAGCCCTTCAAAATGGGATGTGATTTGGTGAGGGAAACATAGTGGTTTTCAAAATACCCATCAGAACTGGCCGGCATCTCAGCTGAAACCCGTAGTCATCAGCCCAGCTGGTAAATGGCCGAGGGTTCCCAGAGGATTAATATAGCAGGGGATTTACACGTCCCCCTCTTGCTGGAGGACCTGGGCTGGCTGCTGGTGTCTCTGGGGGAACAGGACTGGAC encodes:
- the RHEX gene encoding regulator of hemoglobinization and erythroid cell expansion protein, whose protein sequence is MSPCEWWVLVAISAVTLILYGLLLLILYIMLSRKIESHLCTRRASSIPAAQPRQPPTTSATGEGTQRPTYVGSSDTSSETSEDSDSSPSCPQGPRPEENLNYTSLVFPGKGCGPGSTEDYENMKTGADYVNVDPKKRKADFWPCTSPVESKTIEYTEKTASRVESRILPTRRAAPASSRRPLLHLSSARSLESNHLEGKGEGEK